From Coturnix japonica isolate 7356 chromosome 1, Coturnix japonica 2.1, whole genome shotgun sequence, the proteins below share one genomic window:
- the EIF3D gene encoding eukaryotic translation initiation factor 3 subunit D isoform X1 — translation MAKFVTPVIQDNPSGWGPCAVPEQFKDMPYQPFSKGDRLGKVADWTGATYQDKRYTNKYSSQFGGGSQYAYFHEEDETSFQLVDTARTQKTAYQRNRMRFAQRNLRRDKDRRNMLQFSMQTLPKSAKQKERDRLRLQKKFQKQFGVRQKWDQKSQQKPRDSSVEVRSDWEVKEEMDFPRLMKMRYLEVSEPQDIECCGALEYYDKAFDRITTRNEKLLRSIKRIFHTVTTTDDPVIRKLAKTQGNVFATDAILATLMSCTRSVYSWDIIVQRVGSKLFFDKRDNSDFDLLTVSETANEPPQEEGNSFNSPRNLAMEATYINHNFSQQCLRMGKEKYKFPNPNPFVEDDMDKNEVASVAYRYRRWKLGDDIDLIVRCEHDGVMTGANGEVSFINIKTLNEWDSRYCNGVDWRQKLDSQRGAVIATELKNNSYKLARWTCCALLAGSEYLKLGYVSRYHVKDSARHVILGTQQFKPNEFASQINLSIENAWGILRCVIDICMKLDEGKYLILKDPNKQVIRIYSLPDGTFSSDEDEEDEEEEEEEEEEES, via the exons ATGGCGAAGTTCGTGACCCCCGTGATCCAGGACAACCCCTCGGGTTGGGGCCCGTGCGCCGTGCCCGAGCAGTTCAAGGATATGCCCTACCAGCCCTTCAGCAAGGGGGACCGCCTGGGCAAG GTGGCAGATTGGACAGGAGCCACGTATCAGGATAAGAGATACACAA acaAGTACTCATCACAGTTTGGTGGTGGAAGTCAATATGCGTATTTCCATGAGGAGGATGAGACCAGCTTCCAGTTGGTGGATACAGCCCGGACACAGAAAACTGCATACCAGAGGAATCGCATGCGATTTGCACAG AGGAACCTTCGGAGAGACAAGGACCGCCGGAACATGCTGCAGTTCAGCATGCAGACGCTGCCAAAGAGTGCCAAGCAGAAAGAGAG GGATCGTTTGCGCCTCCAAAAGAAGTTTCAGAAGCAGTTTGGAGTGAGGCAGAAATGGGACCAGAAGTCACAG CAGAAGCCTCGTGATTCCTCTGTGGAAGTTCGCAGTGACTGGGAGGTGAAAGAAGAGATGGATTTCCCTCGACTGATGAAGATGCGCTACCTGGAAGTGTCAGAACCACAGGACAT AGAGTGCTGTGGAGCTCTAGAATACTATGATAAAGCCTTTGACCGCATTACAACAAGGAATGAGAAGCTGCTGAGGAGCATTAAGCGCATCTTCCATACAGTCACTACTACTGATGACCCAGTTATCCGAAAG CTGGCCAAGACTCAAGGGAATGTGTTTGCCACAGATGCTATCCTGGCCACACTGATGAGTTGCACTCGCTCTGTGTATTCCTGGGACATCATTGTCCAGAGAGTTGGATCCAAGCTTTTCTTTGACAAGAGGGACAATTCAGACTTTG ATCTACTGACAGTGAGTGAAACAGCTAATGAACCACCACAGGAAGAGGGCAACTCCTTTAATTCTCCACGCAACCTTGCCATGGAAGCAACTTACATCAACCATAACTTCTCCCAGCAGTGTCTGAGGATG ggaaaggagaaataCAAGTTTCCCAACCCAAACCCCTTTGTGGAGGATGACATGGATAAGAACGAAGTAGCTTCTGTTGCCTACAG gtaCCGAAGGTGGAAGCTGGGAGATGACATAGATCTCATTGTCCGCTGCGAGCATGATGGAGTGATGACAGGGGCTAACGGCGAAGTGTCATTCATCAACATCAAAACTCTGAACGAATGGGATTCCAGG TATTGCAATGGAGTAGACTGGCGCCAGAAGCTTGACTCACAGAGAGGAGCCGTGATTGccacagagctgaaaaacaacagctacAAATTAGCTCGCTGGACATGTTGTGCACTGCTGGCTGGATCTGAATATCTCAAACTCGG GTACGTGTCCCGTTACCACGTGAAGGACTCTGCCCGCCATGTGATTTTGGGTACGCAGCAGTTTAAGCCCAATGAGTTTGCCAGCCAGATCAACCTGAGCATAGAGAACGCCTGGGGCATCTTGCGCTGCGTCATCGACATCTGCATGAAGCTGGATGAGGGGAAGTACCTCATCCTCAAAGACCCCAACAAACAGGTGATCCGAATCTACAGCTTGCCCGATGGCACCTTCAGCTCCGATGAGGAcgaggaggatgaagaggaggaggaggaagaggaag AAGAAGAGAGCTGA
- the EIF3D gene encoding eukaryotic translation initiation factor 3 subunit D isoform X2: protein MAKFVTPVIQDNPSGWGPCAVPEQFKDMPYQPFSKGDRLGKVADWTGATYQDKRYTNKYSSQFGGGSQYAYFHEEDETSFQLVDTARTQKTAYQRNRMRFAQRNLRRDKDRRNMLQFSMQTLPKSAKQKERDRLRLQKKFQKQFGVRQKWDQKSQKPRDSSVEVRSDWEVKEEMDFPRLMKMRYLEVSEPQDIECCGALEYYDKAFDRITTRNEKLLRSIKRIFHTVTTTDDPVIRKLAKTQGNVFATDAILATLMSCTRSVYSWDIIVQRVGSKLFFDKRDNSDFDLLTVSETANEPPQEEGNSFNSPRNLAMEATYINHNFSQQCLRMGKEKYKFPNPNPFVEDDMDKNEVASVAYRYRRWKLGDDIDLIVRCEHDGVMTGANGEVSFINIKTLNEWDSRYCNGVDWRQKLDSQRGAVIATELKNNSYKLARWTCCALLAGSEYLKLGYVSRYHVKDSARHVILGTQQFKPNEFASQINLSIENAWGILRCVIDICMKLDEGKYLILKDPNKQVIRIYSLPDGTFSSDEDEEDEEEEEEEEEEES from the exons ATGGCGAAGTTCGTGACCCCCGTGATCCAGGACAACCCCTCGGGTTGGGGCCCGTGCGCCGTGCCCGAGCAGTTCAAGGATATGCCCTACCAGCCCTTCAGCAAGGGGGACCGCCTGGGCAAG GTGGCAGATTGGACAGGAGCCACGTATCAGGATAAGAGATACACAA acaAGTACTCATCACAGTTTGGTGGTGGAAGTCAATATGCGTATTTCCATGAGGAGGATGAGACCAGCTTCCAGTTGGTGGATACAGCCCGGACACAGAAAACTGCATACCAGAGGAATCGCATGCGATTTGCACAG AGGAACCTTCGGAGAGACAAGGACCGCCGGAACATGCTGCAGTTCAGCATGCAGACGCTGCCAAAGAGTGCCAAGCAGAAAGAGAG GGATCGTTTGCGCCTCCAAAAGAAGTTTCAGAAGCAGTTTGGAGTGAGGCAGAAATGGGACCAGAAGTCACAG AAGCCTCGTGATTCCTCTGTGGAAGTTCGCAGTGACTGGGAGGTGAAAGAAGAGATGGATTTCCCTCGACTGATGAAGATGCGCTACCTGGAAGTGTCAGAACCACAGGACAT AGAGTGCTGTGGAGCTCTAGAATACTATGATAAAGCCTTTGACCGCATTACAACAAGGAATGAGAAGCTGCTGAGGAGCATTAAGCGCATCTTCCATACAGTCACTACTACTGATGACCCAGTTATCCGAAAG CTGGCCAAGACTCAAGGGAATGTGTTTGCCACAGATGCTATCCTGGCCACACTGATGAGTTGCACTCGCTCTGTGTATTCCTGGGACATCATTGTCCAGAGAGTTGGATCCAAGCTTTTCTTTGACAAGAGGGACAATTCAGACTTTG ATCTACTGACAGTGAGTGAAACAGCTAATGAACCACCACAGGAAGAGGGCAACTCCTTTAATTCTCCACGCAACCTTGCCATGGAAGCAACTTACATCAACCATAACTTCTCCCAGCAGTGTCTGAGGATG ggaaaggagaaataCAAGTTTCCCAACCCAAACCCCTTTGTGGAGGATGACATGGATAAGAACGAAGTAGCTTCTGTTGCCTACAG gtaCCGAAGGTGGAAGCTGGGAGATGACATAGATCTCATTGTCCGCTGCGAGCATGATGGAGTGATGACAGGGGCTAACGGCGAAGTGTCATTCATCAACATCAAAACTCTGAACGAATGGGATTCCAGG TATTGCAATGGAGTAGACTGGCGCCAGAAGCTTGACTCACAGAGAGGAGCCGTGATTGccacagagctgaaaaacaacagctacAAATTAGCTCGCTGGACATGTTGTGCACTGCTGGCTGGATCTGAATATCTCAAACTCGG GTACGTGTCCCGTTACCACGTGAAGGACTCTGCCCGCCATGTGATTTTGGGTACGCAGCAGTTTAAGCCCAATGAGTTTGCCAGCCAGATCAACCTGAGCATAGAGAACGCCTGGGGCATCTTGCGCTGCGTCATCGACATCTGCATGAAGCTGGATGAGGGGAAGTACCTCATCCTCAAAGACCCCAACAAACAGGTGATCCGAATCTACAGCTTGCCCGATGGCACCTTCAGCTCCGATGAGGAcgaggaggatgaagaggaggaggaggaagaggaag AAGAAGAGAGCTGA